One Octopus sinensis linkage group LG21, ASM634580v1, whole genome shotgun sequence DNA segment encodes these proteins:
- the LOC115222921 gene encoding mucin-5AC-like isoform X1 — translation MEKMSRLLIFVAAITLALVCVANSKVLAQTGAPDVTADWCYCNETSEHCKPCKAGDFIGDQTDATKFYKCGTSECFETFHCPDHTIWSQKNHTCIHAERITVSQYSEKLTDNTTNVTDNTTNVTDYSLPSTDVKSSSQSQDTTTSGGHTTQPAHSTQSPAKETTTGPSHHSTDSPTHWCYCNKTLSEHCKPCKPADFIGDPTDATKFYKCGASECFQTFYCQNHTIWDQKNHTCIHADLTTFMPTLSSYSPDFNRSTPHVTKTPLHSTTSKDLSTPATTEATSSTGHPSSTAVPHTSLPHTDTTEKSTSVISTEHSPSITTARLTTAHLISTTDVHTETTDHKTTHTASTHHDVTTTAHGNHTDDPTQSTSSPGNHSTATPGNHTTPTPGNHTTPTPGNHTTPIPGNHTTATPGHETTNHKTTVTSSVAPGTTEKSSFDGGSFGGGIAAGIAIAILLLALIYLFYRFRKPTPDYEQL, via the exons atggaaaaaatGTCTAGATTGTTAATTTTTGTGGCAGCAATCACGCTTGCTTTGGTATGTGTTGCAAACAGCAAAGTTTTAGCACAAACTGGAGCCCCAGATGTTACAG cTGACTGGTGTTATTGTAATGAAACATCAGAACACTGCAAACCTTGCAAAGCAGGAGATTTTATTGGAGATCAAACTGACGCCACTAAATTTTACAAGTGTGGTACCTCTGAATGCTTTGAGACCTTCCACTGCCCAGACCACACCATTTGGAGCCAGAAGAAccacacatgtattcatgcag aaagaatCACAGTAAGCCAATATAGCGAAAAATTAACAGACAACACAACCAACGTCACAGACAACACAACCAACGTCACAGATTATAGTTTACCGAGCACAGATGTTAAGTCCAGCAGCCAGTCTCAAGACACAACTACATCTGGTGGACACACTACACAACCTGCTCACAGCACACAGTCGCCAGCTAAAGAGACAACAACAGGACCAAGCCACCACAGCACAGACAGTCCAA CTCACTGGTGTTATTGTAATAAAACATTATCAGAACACTGCAAACCTTGCAAACCAGCAGATTTTATCGGAGATCCAACTGACGCCACTAAATTTTACAAGTGTGGTGCCTCTGAATGCTTTCAGACCTTCTACTGCCAAAACCACACCATTTGGGACCAGAAGAAccacacatgtattcatgcag ATCTTACGACCTTCATGCCAACGTTGTCATCCTACAGTCCAGACTTTAACAGATCAACGCCACATGTTACTAAGACCCCATTACATAGCACGACTAGCAAAG ATCTTAGCACTCCTGCTACAACTGAAGCAACTTCGAGCACAGGACACCCAAGCTCCACTGCCGTTCCTCACACGTCTCTACCCCACACAGACACTACAG AGAAAAGTACTTCTGTTATATCTACTGAACATTCTCCTTCAATCACAACCGCAAGACTTACCACTGCACATTTAATATCAACAACTGATGTTCATACGGAGACCACAGATCACAAGACAACACACACAGCCAGCACACATCATGATGTTACCACTACTGCCCATGGGAACCATACAGATGATCCAACACAGTCTACAAGTTCTCCAGGTAACCATTCGACTGCTACACCTGGAAATCACACAACACCCACTCCTGGAAACCACACAACACCCACTCCTGGAAACCACACAACACCCATTCCTGGAAACCACACAACAGCTACTCCGGGACATGAAACAACTAACCACAAGACTACAGTCACAAGCAGTGTAGCGCCGGGTACAACTGAAAAGAGCTCATTTGATGGTGGTTCGTTTGGTGGTGGAATTGCAGCAGGCATTGCTATTGCAATCTTGCTTCTGGCTCTCATCTATCTCTTCTACCGTTTCCGTAAACCTACACCAGACTATGAACAGTTATAA
- the LOC115222921 gene encoding mucin-5AC-like isoform X2, translated as MEKMSRLLIFVAAITLALVCVANSKVLAQTGAPDVTADWCYCNETSEHCKPCKAGDFIGDQTDATKFYKCGTSECFETFHCPDHTIWSQKNHTCIHAERITVSQYSEKLTDNTTNVTDNTTNVTDYSLPSTDVKSSSQSQDTTTSGGHTTQPAHSTQSPAKETTTGPSHHSTDSPTHWCYCNKTLSEHCKPCKPADFIGDPTDATKFYKCGASECFQTFYCQNHTIWDQKNHTCIHADLSTPATTEATSSTGHPSSTAVPHTSLPHTDTTEKSTSVISTEHSPSITTARLTTAHLISTTDVHTETTDHKTTHTASTHHDVTTTAHGNHTDDPTQSTSSPGNHSTATPGNHTTPTPGNHTTPTPGNHTTPIPGNHTTATPGHETTNHKTTVTSSVAPGTTEKSSFDGGSFGGGIAAGIAIAILLLALIYLFYRFRKPTPDYEQL; from the exons atggaaaaaatGTCTAGATTGTTAATTTTTGTGGCAGCAATCACGCTTGCTTTGGTATGTGTTGCAAACAGCAAAGTTTTAGCACAAACTGGAGCCCCAGATGTTACAG cTGACTGGTGTTATTGTAATGAAACATCAGAACACTGCAAACCTTGCAAAGCAGGAGATTTTATTGGAGATCAAACTGACGCCACTAAATTTTACAAGTGTGGTACCTCTGAATGCTTTGAGACCTTCCACTGCCCAGACCACACCATTTGGAGCCAGAAGAAccacacatgtattcatgcag aaagaatCACAGTAAGCCAATATAGCGAAAAATTAACAGACAACACAACCAACGTCACAGACAACACAACCAACGTCACAGATTATAGTTTACCGAGCACAGATGTTAAGTCCAGCAGCCAGTCTCAAGACACAACTACATCTGGTGGACACACTACACAACCTGCTCACAGCACACAGTCGCCAGCTAAAGAGACAACAACAGGACCAAGCCACCACAGCACAGACAGTCCAA CTCACTGGTGTTATTGTAATAAAACATTATCAGAACACTGCAAACCTTGCAAACCAGCAGATTTTATCGGAGATCCAACTGACGCCACTAAATTTTACAAGTGTGGTGCCTCTGAATGCTTTCAGACCTTCTACTGCCAAAACCACACCATTTGGGACCAGAAGAAccacacatgtattcatgcag ATCTTAGCACTCCTGCTACAACTGAAGCAACTTCGAGCACAGGACACCCAAGCTCCACTGCCGTTCCTCACACGTCTCTACCCCACACAGACACTACAG AGAAAAGTACTTCTGTTATATCTACTGAACATTCTCCTTCAATCACAACCGCAAGACTTACCACTGCACATTTAATATCAACAACTGATGTTCATACGGAGACCACAGATCACAAGACAACACACACAGCCAGCACACATCATGATGTTACCACTACTGCCCATGGGAACCATACAGATGATCCAACACAGTCTACAAGTTCTCCAGGTAACCATTCGACTGCTACACCTGGAAATCACACAACACCCACTCCTGGAAACCACACAACACCCACTCCTGGAAACCACACAACACCCATTCCTGGAAACCACACAACAGCTACTCCGGGACATGAAACAACTAACCACAAGACTACAGTCACAAGCAGTGTAGCGCCGGGTACAACTGAAAAGAGCTCATTTGATGGTGGTTCGTTTGGTGGTGGAATTGCAGCAGGCATTGCTATTGCAATCTTGCTTCTGGCTCTCATCTATCTCTTCTACCGTTTCCGTAAACCTACACCAGACTATGAACAGTTATAA